In Citrus sinensis cultivar Valencia sweet orange chromosome 4, DVS_A1.0, whole genome shotgun sequence, one DNA window encodes the following:
- the LOC102619815 gene encoding uncharacterized protein LOC102619815 isoform X2, with product MEPAKIDWKRIESVFVEDSVYENINAPKWVDLLAPDQASVDDVAWFCRPDCNHPKTAEDFLKTPPSSKFLRSLERLPFGDRNLRDARLKRRGQSQSSFSSNEKLKFSDNSENQNPNSVTPQNQVEPMKMSIKSTSEKNKLMDDTSQNNELLPRLKSTLSARNLFVGKDILNHISDFCNELKKLATRARERENTEMFNEKNRQVGEKKEVVNERPCEVIGAVGEKEKERKPLLEMDKENSGGAVGEKEKERKPLLEMDKENSGGVDNGESGNKDRKRRNKFDEVENIPVSLNLENVKKKGDERLLQIRTNPPSPQCFSVTRSATKTTSSKSSTYRSMERKILQEVFEQKTPTNKGTSVSNSVVEGREARALNVFWFLKPCTLSG from the exons ATGGAACCAGCGAAAATTGACTGGAAAAGAATAGAGTCGGTGTTTGTAGAAGACAGTGTCTATGAGAACATCAACGCACCCAAATGGGTTGATCTCTTGGCCCCTGATCAAGCTTCTGTCGATGATGTAGCCTGGTTTTGTAGGCCCG ATTGTAACCATCCCAAGACAGCTGAGGATTTCCTTAAAACCCCACCAAGTTCCAAG TTTCTAAGATCGCTGGAAAGGCTTCCATTTGGAGATAGGAACCTAAG AGATGCAAGATTGAAGAGAAGAGGACAGAGTcaatcttcattttcatctaATGAAAAACTCAAATTCAGTGACAATAGTGAAAATCAGAATCCAAATTCAGTAACACCACAGAATCAAGTTGAGCCCATGAAAATGTCCATTAAATCAACCAGCGAAAAGAATAAACTGATGGATGACACTTCACAAAATAATGAGTTGTTGCCAAGACTAAAGAGCACACTTTCAGCTAGGAATTTGTTTGTGGGGAAGGATATACTGAATCATATTTCTGACTTTTGCAATGAGTTAAAGAAATTGGCTACAAGAGCAAGGGAGAGAGAGAACACGGAGATGTTCAATGAGAAGAACAGACAAGTGGGTGAGAAGAAAGAGGTGGTGAATGAGAGACCTTGTGAGGTTATAGGTGCAGTGggtgagaaagaaaaggagaggAAGCCACTGCTTGAGATGGATAAAGAGAATTCTGGAGGTGCAGTGggtgagaaagaaaaggagaggAAGCCATTGCTTGAGATGGATAAAGAGAATTCTGGAGGTGTAGACAATGGGGAAAGTGGTAACAAGgacaggaagagaaggaataA ATTTGATGAGGTGGAGAACATCCCAGTCTCTCTGAATTTAGAGAATGTAAAGAAGAAAGGAGATGAGCGCCTGTTGCAAATCCGAACTAATCCTCCCTCTCCTCAATGCTTTTCTGTCACTCGTTCAGCCACCAAAACCACCTCTTCAAAGAGTTCCACTTATAGGTCTATG GAGAGGAAAATCCTTCAAGAGGTATTCGAGCAGAAAACACCTACCAATAAAGGAACAAGTGTTTCAAATTCAGTTGTCGAAGGAAGAGAAGCAAGAGCTTTGAATGTATTTTGGTTCTTGAAGCCTTGCACATTATCTGGCTAA
- the LOC102619815 gene encoding uncharacterized protein LOC102619815 isoform X1 → MEPAKIDWKRIESVFVEDSVYENINAPKWVDLLAPDQASVDDVAWFCRPDCNHPKTAEDFLKTPPSSKFLRSLERLPFGDRNLRDARLKRRGQSQSSFSSNEKLKFSDNSENQNPNSVTPQNQVEPMKMSIKSTSEKNKLMDDTSQNNELLPRLKSTLSARNLFVGKDILNHISDFCNELKKLATRARERENTEMFNEKNRQVGEKKEVVNERPCEVIGAVGEKEKERKPLLEMDKENSGGAVGEKEKERKPLLEMDKENSGGVDNGESGNKDRKRRNKRFDEVENIPVSLNLENVKKKGDERLLQIRTNPPSPQCFSVTRSATKTTSSKSSTYRSMERKILQEVFEQKTPTNKGTSVSNSVVEGREARALNVFWFLKPCTLSG, encoded by the exons ATGGAACCAGCGAAAATTGACTGGAAAAGAATAGAGTCGGTGTTTGTAGAAGACAGTGTCTATGAGAACATCAACGCACCCAAATGGGTTGATCTCTTGGCCCCTGATCAAGCTTCTGTCGATGATGTAGCCTGGTTTTGTAGGCCCG ATTGTAACCATCCCAAGACAGCTGAGGATTTCCTTAAAACCCCACCAAGTTCCAAG TTTCTAAGATCGCTGGAAAGGCTTCCATTTGGAGATAGGAACCTAAG AGATGCAAGATTGAAGAGAAGAGGACAGAGTcaatcttcattttcatctaATGAAAAACTCAAATTCAGTGACAATAGTGAAAATCAGAATCCAAATTCAGTAACACCACAGAATCAAGTTGAGCCCATGAAAATGTCCATTAAATCAACCAGCGAAAAGAATAAACTGATGGATGACACTTCACAAAATAATGAGTTGTTGCCAAGACTAAAGAGCACACTTTCAGCTAGGAATTTGTTTGTGGGGAAGGATATACTGAATCATATTTCTGACTTTTGCAATGAGTTAAAGAAATTGGCTACAAGAGCAAGGGAGAGAGAGAACACGGAGATGTTCAATGAGAAGAACAGACAAGTGGGTGAGAAGAAAGAGGTGGTGAATGAGAGACCTTGTGAGGTTATAGGTGCAGTGggtgagaaagaaaaggagaggAAGCCACTGCTTGAGATGGATAAAGAGAATTCTGGAGGTGCAGTGggtgagaaagaaaaggagaggAAGCCATTGCTTGAGATGGATAAAGAGAATTCTGGAGGTGTAGACAATGGGGAAAGTGGTAACAAGgacaggaagagaaggaataA AAGATTTGATGAGGTGGAGAACATCCCAGTCTCTCTGAATTTAGAGAATGTAAAGAAGAAAGGAGATGAGCGCCTGTTGCAAATCCGAACTAATCCTCCCTCTCCTCAATGCTTTTCTGTCACTCGTTCAGCCACCAAAACCACCTCTTCAAAGAGTTCCACTTATAGGTCTATG GAGAGGAAAATCCTTCAAGAGGTATTCGAGCAGAAAACACCTACCAATAAAGGAACAAGTGTTTCAAATTCAGTTGTCGAAGGAAGAGAAGCAAGAGCTTTGAATGTATTTTGGTTCTTGAAGCCTTGCACATTATCTGGCTAA
- the LOC107177638 gene encoding uncharacterized protein LOC107177638, which translates to MLQLFFTVAFSAVPLTLYIPPLRSLNLFVETMEDFLRESRIYTNRLYPRARFVWSRVLDCILCNLRLD; encoded by the coding sequence atgcTGCAGCTGTTTTTCACAGTGGCTTTCTCAGCAGTTCCTTTGACTCTGTACATTCCTCCACTCAGAAGCCTCAATCTCTTTGTAGAGACCATGGAAGATTTCTTGAGGGAGTCAAGAATTTACACCAACAGGCTCTATCCACGAGCACGCTTTGTTTGGTCTAGGGTCTTGGATTGCATCCTCTGCAACCTGCGTTTAGATTAG
- the LOC102619525 gene encoding ATP synthase subunit O, mitochondrial, with protein sequence MATVSRIRSSLSVFNKILRSNSQLSPLHPQLSKGFSTSSLQKEQKVKVPLALFGGSGNYASALYIAAVKTNALEKVESEILDLVEASKKADTYFQFTKDLSVPAETRVNAINEICTQAKFSDVTKHFLVVLAENGRLRNLDTIAKRFVELTMAHKGEVKVTVTSVIPLPPEEEKELKETLQETLGQGKKVKVEQKVDPSILGGLVVEFGQKVFDMSIKSRARQMERFLREPIHFGTL encoded by the exons ATGGCAACGGTAAGTCGTATCAGATCGAGCCTCTCTGTATTCAACAAGATTCTCAGATCCAATTCTCAGCTATCCCCTCTTCATCCACAG TTATCGAAAGGTTTTTCCACTTCGTCGTTGCAGAAGGAGCAGAAAGTTAAG GTGCCCCTGGCTTTGTTTGGAGGTTCAGGAAATTATGCTTCTGCTCTGTACATTGCGGCAGTGAAAACTAACGCACTGGAGAAGGTTGAGTCTGAGATTCTTGACCTTGTTGAGGCTTCAAAGAAGGCTGATACATATTTTCAGTTCACAAAGGACTTGTCTGTGCCTGCAGAGACGAGAGTTAATGCCATTAACGAAATCTGTACTCAGGCTAAATTTTCAGATGTTACGAAGCACTTCTTGG TTGTTTTGGCTGAGAATGGGAGGCTTAGAAACTTAGACACCATCGCTAAGAGGTTTGTGGAGTTAACCATGGCACACAAGGGCGAAGTAAAAGTTACTGTTACATCCGTTATT CCACTTCCCccagaagaagagaaagagttgAAAGAGACACTGCAAGAGACACTTGGCCAAGGGAAGAAAGTCAAGGTTGAACAGAAG GTTGATCCTAGCATTCTTGGTGGGCTCGTAGTAGAGTTTGGGCAAAAGGTGTTTGACATGTCCATTAAGTCTAGGGCGCGGCAGATGGAGAGGTTCCTACGTGAGCCCATTCATTTTGGCACCCTCTAA